In Phaeobacter inhibens DSM 16374, the following proteins share a genomic window:
- the cobN gene encoding cobaltochelatase subunit CobN: MHVVFRESHGLDESDTPQDLGQTPADLVVLSFSDSDLGAFAAGWHRGKDRLPSLRLANLVALKHPLSVDVYAEQTLEGAKGVLVRLIGGESYWSYGLATLQDMARRKGIALAILPADGREDPRLDELSTLPVSTLRRLQHLCDSGGAVAAQAALAQLSLAAGLYAGPVTGLKSVPQYGCYDPDRGVLAELPEQDKPLVLVSFYRSYLTAADTGPVDALIGELRGRGYAAYGVFAASLKAPEAADWLRSALPDLAPAAIINATAFSAQGSDGSTSPLSTTGCPVFQVALSTARRKDWAEADRGLSPADLAMHVVLPEVDGRIFAGLVSFKAPGKKDPDLQYSRFAHRADMDRVKAAVDRIEGWLRLAQLPNHDKRLALVLSTYPGRDHNLAHAVGLDALASCDEILRELWDQGYVVEPLESTGLRLMDETLSLPLQDYRTALATLPQDLQDTLAAAWGQPEEDPDCRDGAFHFKALRAGKALIALQPERGEVKTRVDDYHDLDRTPRHAYVAFYMWLRAQADALVHIGAHGTLEWLPGKSVALSAACWPEVLTGPLPVAYPFIVNDPGEAAQAKRRIGAVTLGHLPPPLAQTNLPDGMARLESLLDEYSTADGLDPARRDRLIDSIRTEAQGTGVEADLGLTSNSCAAEAITRIDAFVCDIKESQYGEGLHIFGTGQCGAEERAGLIAALNGHMVPPGPSGSPYRGRADVIPTGRNLFTTDPRAVPSRAAQAQGVKLAEELLRRHLQDHGDWPKGLVIDLWGSATMRTAGEEFAMALHLAGLAPKWDEGSERVSGFEVLPLSMLNRPRIDVTLRVSGLFRDVFPGLAQMFETAAAALAAREESAADNPYLIETPRVFGPKPGQYGLSMNPHLDDYTDEARAAAGEAWLNASSHAIDAKGDISEARAALEARLQTTDSFVHLQDLPETDLLVASDYAAHEAGFAAAMARIGQAAPALYHMDATRPDKLQARSLGEEIARVTRARAANPDWATSMMNHGFRGAAEIAATLDHMAAFAHLAQVVQPHLFDLYFEATLGREDLVEFMSRENPDALQAMRDRFRALFDAGLWSTRRNSIMAELEDAV, translated from the coding sequence GGTGGCGTTGAAACACCCGCTCTCGGTGGACGTCTATGCCGAGCAGACACTGGAGGGCGCCAAGGGCGTCCTTGTGCGTCTTATCGGCGGCGAAAGCTATTGGTCCTACGGGCTTGCCACGTTGCAGGACATGGCCCGCCGCAAGGGCATCGCGCTGGCGATCCTGCCCGCTGACGGACGCGAAGATCCGCGTCTGGATGAGCTGTCGACCCTGCCGGTTTCAACCCTGCGCCGTCTGCAACATCTCTGCGATAGCGGCGGGGCCGTGGCCGCGCAGGCCGCACTGGCGCAACTGTCGCTGGCGGCGGGGCTCTATGCCGGTCCGGTGACGGGGCTGAAATCCGTGCCGCAATATGGCTGTTACGACCCGGATCGCGGCGTCTTGGCAGAGCTGCCAGAACAGGACAAACCGCTGGTTCTGGTCAGTTTTTACCGCTCCTATCTGACCGCCGCCGACACCGGGCCTGTCGATGCGCTGATCGGCGAGCTGCGCGGACGGGGCTATGCCGCCTATGGCGTCTTTGCCGCCAGCCTGAAGGCGCCGGAAGCTGCCGACTGGCTGCGCAGCGCCCTGCCCGATCTGGCCCCGGCTGCGATCATCAACGCCACGGCATTTTCCGCGCAGGGCAGCGACGGCAGCACCTCGCCGCTGTCCACCACCGGCTGCCCGGTGTTTCAGGTGGCCCTGTCGACCGCGCGGCGCAAGGACTGGGCCGAGGCCGACCGGGGTCTGTCACCAGCCGATCTGGCCATGCATGTGGTGCTGCCCGAGGTGGATGGCCGCATTTTCGCAGGGCTGGTCAGTTTCAAGGCGCCGGGCAAGAAAGACCCGGACCTGCAATATTCCCGCTTTGCCCATCGCGCCGACATGGACCGGGTAAAGGCCGCGGTGGACCGGATCGAAGGCTGGCTGCGGCTGGCGCAACTGCCCAATCATGACAAACGTCTGGCGCTGGTGCTGTCGACCTATCCGGGGCGCGATCACAATCTGGCCCATGCGGTGGGACTGGATGCGCTCGCCTCCTGCGATGAAATCCTGCGCGAGCTATGGGATCAGGGCTATGTGGTCGAACCGCTGGAAAGCACCGGCCTGCGCCTGATGGACGAAACGCTGAGCCTGCCGTTGCAGGACTACAGAACCGCCCTTGCAACCCTGCCGCAGGATCTACAGGACACCCTGGCTGCGGCTTGGGGCCAGCCGGAGGAAGACCCAGATTGCCGCGATGGGGCGTTTCATTTCAAAGCGTTGCGAGCAGGCAAGGCGCTGATCGCGCTGCAACCGGAGCGCGGCGAAGTGAAAACCCGCGTCGACGACTACCACGACCTCGACCGTACCCCGCGCCATGCCTATGTGGCGTTTTACATGTGGCTGCGGGCGCAGGCCGATGCCCTTGTGCACATCGGCGCCCATGGCACGCTGGAATGGCTGCCGGGCAAATCCGTCGCGCTTTCGGCTGCCTGCTGGCCCGAGGTGCTGACCGGCCCGTTGCCGGTTGCCTATCCCTTTATCGTCAATGATCCGGGCGAGGCCGCACAGGCCAAGCGCCGCATTGGCGCGGTTACACTTGGCCATCTGCCACCGCCACTGGCCCAGACCAATCTGCCGGACGGCATGGCGCGGCTGGAAAGCCTGCTGGATGAATATTCCACCGCCGACGGTCTGGACCCCGCCCGCCGCGACCGGCTGATCGACAGCATCCGAACCGAGGCGCAAGGAACAGGCGTGGAGGCTGATCTTGGCCTCACCTCAAACAGCTGCGCCGCCGAAGCGATCACCCGCATCGATGCCTTTGTCTGCGACATCAAGGAAAGCCAATATGGCGAGGGGTTGCACATCTTTGGCACCGGTCAATGTGGCGCCGAGGAACGCGCCGGTCTGATTGCAGCGCTGAACGGGCATATGGTGCCCCCCGGCCCGTCCGGTTCGCCGTATCGGGGTCGGGCGGATGTGATCCCGACCGGGCGCAACCTCTTTACCACGGATCCCCGCGCGGTGCCGTCGCGGGCGGCGCAGGCGCAAGGGGTCAAGCTGGCGGAAGAGCTGCTGCGCCGCCACCTTCAGGACCACGGTGACTGGCCCAAGGGCTTGGTGATTGATCTCTGGGGCTCTGCCACCATGCGCACCGCAGGCGAGGAATTTGCCATGGCGCTGCATCTTGCCGGGTTGGCGCCCAAATGGGACGAAGGCTCCGAGCGCGTCTCCGGTTTCGAAGTGCTGCCGCTCTCAATGCTGAACCGCCCGCGCATTGATGTCACCCTGCGGGTTTCCGGTCTGTTCCGCGATGTCTTCCCCGGCCTTGCCCAGATGTTCGAGACCGCCGCCGCCGCACTGGCGGCACGGGAAGAGAGCGCCGCAGACAATCCCTATCTGATCGAGACGCCCCGCGTCTTTGGTCCGAAACCGGGCCAGTATGGCCTGTCGATGAACCCGCATCTGGATGACTACACCGACGAGGCCCGCGCAGCAGCGGGCGAGGCCTGGCTCAATGCGTCTTCGCACGCGATTGATGCCAAGGGCGATATCAGTGAGGCACGCGCCGCGCTGGAGGCCCGGCTGCAAACCACGGATAGTTTTGTGCACCTGCAGGACCTGCCGGAAACCGACCTGCTGGTGGCGTCGGATTATGCCGCGCATGAGGCTGGATTTGCCGCCGCCATGGCGCGCATCGGCCAGGCCGCCCCTGCGCTTTACCACATGGATGCCACCCGCCCGGACAAACTGCAGGCGCGCAGCTTGGGTGAGGAGATCGCCCGCGTCACCCGTGCCCGTGCGGCCAACCCGGACTGGGCCACCTCGATGATGAACCACGGCTTTCGCGGCGCGGCGGAAATCGCGGCGACGCTGGATCACATGGCCGCCTTTGCGCATCTGGCACAGGTGGTGCAGCCGCATCTGTTTGATCTCTATTTCGAGGCCACTTTGGGCCGCGAGGATCTCGTTGAATTCATGAGCCGCGAAAACCCCGATGCGCTTCAGGCCATGCGCGACCGCTTTCGCGCGCTGTTTGACGCGGGTCTCTGGAGCACGCGGCGCAACTCCATCATGGCCGAACTGGAGGATGCGGTGTGA
- the cobG gene encoding precorrin-3B synthase, producing the protein MTGQAASSPPKVYGWCPGALRPMMSGDGLVVRVRAPLGRLTPEQARGLAELSQHYGSGLVDISARANLQLRGIREDAHRALIAGLRDLDLVDEDAGAEARRNITLTPFWRAGDDSHKIAQDLAAALTQARDLKLPGKFGFAVDCGAAPVLTDTAADIRIERGPDGLILRAEGADTGLPVTAETAAGEALTLARWFLDQGGASEGRGRMHQLIARRTPPAVHVAAAPSATQIAPQQPGATTSGLLVALEFGQLPARALAALADHGALRLTPWRMLLVEDISSLPPLPGLILDATDPRLRVSACTGAPGCPQARAVTRDLARDLAAAVPVGQHLHISGCAKGCAHPLPADLVLTATNTDRFDLIRNGTAADHPLNTSLSADALRAAPDLMTEGS; encoded by the coding sequence GTGACTGGCCAAGCCGCTTCTTCACCGCCCAAAGTCTATGGCTGGTGCCCCGGCGCGCTGCGTCCGATGATGTCGGGCGACGGGCTGGTGGTGCGGGTGCGCGCACCTTTGGGGCGGCTCACGCCTGAACAGGCGCGCGGTCTGGCCGAGCTGTCGCAGCATTATGGATCTGGCCTTGTCGATATTTCCGCCCGCGCCAACCTCCAATTGCGCGGCATCCGCGAAGACGCCCACCGCGCGCTGATCGCGGGACTGCGCGATCTGGATCTGGTGGATGAGGATGCAGGTGCCGAAGCGCGCCGCAATATCACCCTGACGCCGTTCTGGCGCGCAGGCGACGACAGCCACAAGATTGCACAGGATCTGGCCGCAGCGCTAACACAGGCCCGCGATCTGAAGTTGCCGGGTAAATTCGGTTTTGCCGTGGATTGCGGTGCTGCCCCGGTCCTGACGGACACCGCCGCCGATATCCGTATCGAACGTGGCCCCGACGGGCTAATCTTGCGTGCAGAGGGTGCAGACACGGGTCTGCCGGTCACCGCTGAAACTGCCGCAGGCGAAGCCCTCACGCTGGCCCGCTGGTTTCTCGACCAGGGCGGCGCCTCCGAGGGGCGTGGCAGAATGCACCAGTTGATTGCGCGCCGCACACCACCCGCAGTGCATGTCGCAGCCGCCCCCAGCGCAACGCAGATTGCACCACAGCAGCCGGGGGCAACCACATCAGGCCTGTTGGTGGCGCTGGAATTTGGCCAGTTGCCTGCCCGTGCGCTGGCAGCTTTAGCCGATCACGGCGCGCTGCGGCTGACTCCCTGGCGGATGCTGCTGGTGGAAGACATCAGCAGCCTGCCGCCCCTGCCCGGCCTGATCCTGGATGCAACGGATCCCCGCCTGCGGGTGAGCGCCTGCACCGGTGCACCCGGTTGCCCGCAGGCGCGCGCGGTCACGCGCGATCTGGCGCGTGATCTGGCCGCTGCGGTCCCCGTTGGTCAACACCTGCATATTTCCGGATGTGCCAAGGGTTGCGCCCACCCCCTCCCCGCCGATCTGGTTCTGACGGCGACCAACACTGACCGATTTGATCTGATCCGCAATGGCACTGCCGCGGATCACCCGCTAAACACCTCCCTGAGCGCCGATGCATTGCGCGCCGCTCCAGACCTTATGACAGAGGGCAGCTGA
- a CDS encoding precorrin-8X methylmutase, whose translation MLHTYETNGAAIYAESFATIRREADLVRFTKDEEVVVVRMIHAAGMVGLEEHVRFSDGMAETARAALAKGAPILCDAYMVSEGITRPRLPADNEVICTLRDPKVPDMAKEMSNTRSAAALELWRPKLEGAVVAIGNAPTALFHLLNMLQDPACPRPAAIIGCPVGFVGAMESKDALMEDLPVPSMIVKGRLGGSAITVAAVNALASWKE comes from the coding sequence ATGCTCCACACCTATGAGACCAACGGCGCCGCGATCTATGCCGAAAGCTTTGCCACCATCCGCCGCGAGGCCGATCTGGTGCGCTTCACCAAGGACGAGGAAGTTGTCGTCGTCCGCATGATCCACGCCGCCGGCATGGTGGGGCTGGAGGAGCATGTGCGGTTTTCCGACGGCATGGCAGAGACCGCCCGCGCAGCGCTTGCCAAGGGCGCGCCGATCCTCTGCGACGCCTATATGGTGAGCGAAGGCATCACCCGCCCGCGCCTGCCTGCGGACAATGAGGTGATCTGCACCCTGCGCGACCCGAAAGTGCCGGATATGGCCAAGGAAATGTCCAACACCCGCTCCGCTGCCGCGCTGGAACTGTGGCGCCCGAAACTGGAAGGCGCGGTTGTGGCCATCGGCAACGCCCCCACCGCGCTGTTCCATCTGCTGAATATGCTGCAAGACCCCGCGTGCCCCCGCCCCGCCGCAATCATCGGCTGCCCCGTGGGTTTTGTCGGTGCGATGGAATCCAAGGATGCGCTGATGGAGGACCTGCCGGTGCCGTCAATGATCGTCAAAGGGCGTTTGGGTGGCTCCGCTATCACCGTGGCTGCCGTCAACGCGCTGGCGAGCTGGAAAGAGTAA